A window from Falco naumanni isolate bFalNau1 chromosome 3, bFalNau1.pat, whole genome shotgun sequence encodes these proteins:
- the ADHFE1 gene encoding hydroxyacid-oxoacid transhydrogenase, mitochondrial isoform X2 codes for MAISNIRYGQGVTKEIGMDLQNLGARKVCLMTDKNLSQLPPVNAVLNSLAKYGINFQMYDNVRVEPTDQSFLDAIQFAKKGEFDAYVAVGGGSVMDTCKAANLYASSPTSDFLDYVNAPIGKGKPVTVPLKPLIAVPTTAGTGSETTGVAIFDFKELKVKTGIASRAIKPTLGIIDPLHTLSMPERIVANSGFDVLCHALESYTALPYNMRSPCPSNPINRPAYQGSNPISDVWALHALRIVAKYLKRAIRNPKDHEARAKMHLASAFAGIGFGNAGVHLCHGMSYPISGLVKTYKPKDYNVDHSLVPHGLSVVLTSPAVFAFTAQIHPERHLEAAEILGADIRTARIKDAGFILADTLRKFLFDLNVDDGLAAIGYSKADIPALVKGTLPQERVTKLSPRPQTEEDLSALFEASMKLY; via the exons atGGCCATTTCGAACATCCGATACGGACAAGGAGTTACTAAGGAGATTGGCATG GACCTGCAGAATCTTGGTGCTAGAAAAGTTTGTTTGATGACAGATAAAAACCTCTCCCAACTCCCTCCTGTAAACGCAGTATTGAATTCCTTGGCAAAATATGGTATAAACTTTCAGATGTATGATAATGTCCGGGTGGAGCCAACAGACCAAAG TTTCCTGGACGCCATTCAATTTGCTAAAAAGGGGGAATTTGATGCCTATGTTGCTGTTGGAGGTGGGTCTGTAATGGACACCTGTAAAGCTGCTAACCTGTATGCATCCAGCCCTACATCAGACTTCTTGGATTATGTCAATGCTCCTATTGGGAAAGGGAAGCCTGTCACTGTGCCCCTCAAGCCACTTATTGCAG TTCCTACAACAGCTGGAACTGGAAGCGAAACCACTGGTGTTGCCATTTTTGACTTCAAAGAACTAAAAGTAAAAACCG GTATTGCTTCAAGAGCCATTAAGCCAACACTGGGCATCATTGATCCTTTACACACACTGTCTATGCCTGAGCGAATAGTTGCCAACAGTGGCTTTGATGTGCTTTG CCATGCTCTGGAATCATACACAGCTCTTCCTTACAACATGCGCAGTCCCTGCCCTTCAAATCCAATCAACCGACCAGCTTACCAAGGCAGCAACCCCATCAGTGATGTCTGGGCTCTTCATGCTCTGCGCATTGTGGccaaatatttgaaaag AGCCATCAGAAATCCCAAAGACCATGAAGCAAGAGCCAAGATGCACCTAGCAAGTGCTTTTGCTGGTATTGGCTTTGGCAATGCTGGTGTTCATCTCTG CCATGGAATGTCTTACCCTATTTCTGGTTTGGTGAAAACTTATAAACCAAAGGATTATAATGTGGATCACTCCTTAGTG ccacaTGGCCTTTCTGTGGTGCTGACATCCCcagcagtgtttgctttcaCGGCACAGATACATCCTGAGCGGCACTTGGAAGCTGCAGAGATCCTAG GAGCTGACATCCGCACTGCCAGAATCAAAGATGCGGGGTTTATTTTGGCAGACACACTCCGGAAATTCCTATTTGATCTGAATGTTGATGATGGCTTAGCTGCAATTGGTTATTCTAAAGCAGACATCCCTGCATTAGTCAAAGGCACTCTGCCTCAG GAGAGAGTGACTAAACTATCGCCACGGCCCCAAACAGAAGAAGACTTATCTGCCCTCTTTGAGGCTTCCATGAAGCTTTATTAG
- the ADHFE1 gene encoding hydroxyacid-oxoacid transhydrogenase, mitochondrial isoform X3, with amino-acid sequence MAAGRERAAGLLRQLQRAACRCPSHCHTYSQVPERPILGDTDYAFEMAISNIRYGQGVTKEIGMDLQNLGARKVCLMTDKNLSQLPPVNAVLNSLAKYGINFQMYDNVRVEPTDQSFLDAIQFAKKGEFDAYVAVGGGSVMDTCKAANLYASSPTSDFLDYVNAPIGKGKPVTVPLKPLIAVPTTAGTGSETTGVAIFDFKELKVKTGIASRAIKPTLGIIDPLHTLSMPERIVANSGFDVLCHALESYTALPYNMRSPCPSNPINRPAYQGSNPISDVWALHALRIVAKYLKRAIRNPKDHEARAKMHLASAFAGIGFGNAGVHLCHGMSYPISGLVKTYKPKDYNVDHSLVPHGLSVVLTSPAVFAFTAQIHPERHLEAAEILGESD; translated from the exons ATGGCGGCGGGGCgcgagcgggcggcggggctccTGCGGCAGCTGCAGCGGGCCGC ATGTCGGTGCCCGAGCCATTGCCACACTTACTCCCAAG TCCCTGAACGGCCTATCCTGGGAGATACAGACTATGCATTTGAG atGGCCATTTCGAACATCCGATACGGACAAGGAGTTACTAAGGAGATTGGCATG GACCTGCAGAATCTTGGTGCTAGAAAAGTTTGTTTGATGACAGATAAAAACCTCTCCCAACTCCCTCCTGTAAACGCAGTATTGAATTCCTTGGCAAAATATGGTATAAACTTTCAGATGTATGATAATGTCCGGGTGGAGCCAACAGACCAAAG TTTCCTGGACGCCATTCAATTTGCTAAAAAGGGGGAATTTGATGCCTATGTTGCTGTTGGAGGTGGGTCTGTAATGGACACCTGTAAAGCTGCTAACCTGTATGCATCCAGCCCTACATCAGACTTCTTGGATTATGTCAATGCTCCTATTGGGAAAGGGAAGCCTGTCACTGTGCCCCTCAAGCCACTTATTGCAG TTCCTACAACAGCTGGAACTGGAAGCGAAACCACTGGTGTTGCCATTTTTGACTTCAAAGAACTAAAAGTAAAAACCG GTATTGCTTCAAGAGCCATTAAGCCAACACTGGGCATCATTGATCCTTTACACACACTGTCTATGCCTGAGCGAATAGTTGCCAACAGTGGCTTTGATGTGCTTTG CCATGCTCTGGAATCATACACAGCTCTTCCTTACAACATGCGCAGTCCCTGCCCTTCAAATCCAATCAACCGACCAGCTTACCAAGGCAGCAACCCCATCAGTGATGTCTGGGCTCTTCATGCTCTGCGCATTGTGGccaaatatttgaaaag AGCCATCAGAAATCCCAAAGACCATGAAGCAAGAGCCAAGATGCACCTAGCAAGTGCTTTTGCTGGTATTGGCTTTGGCAATGCTGGTGTTCATCTCTG CCATGGAATGTCTTACCCTATTTCTGGTTTGGTGAAAACTTATAAACCAAAGGATTATAATGTGGATCACTCCTTAGTG ccacaTGGCCTTTCTGTGGTGCTGACATCCCcagcagtgtttgctttcaCGGCACAGATACATCCTGAGCGGCACTTGGAAGCTGCAGAGATCCTAG GAGAGAGTGACTAA
- the ADHFE1 gene encoding hydroxyacid-oxoacid transhydrogenase, mitochondrial isoform X1: MAAGRERAAGLLRQLQRAACRCPSHCHTYSQVPERPILGDTDYAFEMAISNIRYGQGVTKEIGMDLQNLGARKVCLMTDKNLSQLPPVNAVLNSLAKYGINFQMYDNVRVEPTDQSFLDAIQFAKKGEFDAYVAVGGGSVMDTCKAANLYASSPTSDFLDYVNAPIGKGKPVTVPLKPLIAVPTTAGTGSETTGVAIFDFKELKVKTGIASRAIKPTLGIIDPLHTLSMPERIVANSGFDVLCHALESYTALPYNMRSPCPSNPINRPAYQGSNPISDVWALHALRIVAKYLKRAIRNPKDHEARAKMHLASAFAGIGFGNAGVHLCHGMSYPISGLVKTYKPKDYNVDHSLVPHGLSVVLTSPAVFAFTAQIHPERHLEAAEILGADIRTARIKDAGFILADTLRKFLFDLNVDDGLAAIGYSKADIPALVKGTLPQERVTKLSPRPQTEEDLSALFEASMKLY, translated from the exons ATGGCGGCGGGGCgcgagcgggcggcggggctccTGCGGCAGCTGCAGCGGGCCGC ATGTCGGTGCCCGAGCCATTGCCACACTTACTCCCAAG TCCCTGAACGGCCTATCCTGGGAGATACAGACTATGCATTTGAG atGGCCATTTCGAACATCCGATACGGACAAGGAGTTACTAAGGAGATTGGCATG GACCTGCAGAATCTTGGTGCTAGAAAAGTTTGTTTGATGACAGATAAAAACCTCTCCCAACTCCCTCCTGTAAACGCAGTATTGAATTCCTTGGCAAAATATGGTATAAACTTTCAGATGTATGATAATGTCCGGGTGGAGCCAACAGACCAAAG TTTCCTGGACGCCATTCAATTTGCTAAAAAGGGGGAATTTGATGCCTATGTTGCTGTTGGAGGTGGGTCTGTAATGGACACCTGTAAAGCTGCTAACCTGTATGCATCCAGCCCTACATCAGACTTCTTGGATTATGTCAATGCTCCTATTGGGAAAGGGAAGCCTGTCACTGTGCCCCTCAAGCCACTTATTGCAG TTCCTACAACAGCTGGAACTGGAAGCGAAACCACTGGTGTTGCCATTTTTGACTTCAAAGAACTAAAAGTAAAAACCG GTATTGCTTCAAGAGCCATTAAGCCAACACTGGGCATCATTGATCCTTTACACACACTGTCTATGCCTGAGCGAATAGTTGCCAACAGTGGCTTTGATGTGCTTTG CCATGCTCTGGAATCATACACAGCTCTTCCTTACAACATGCGCAGTCCCTGCCCTTCAAATCCAATCAACCGACCAGCTTACCAAGGCAGCAACCCCATCAGTGATGTCTGGGCTCTTCATGCTCTGCGCATTGTGGccaaatatttgaaaag AGCCATCAGAAATCCCAAAGACCATGAAGCAAGAGCCAAGATGCACCTAGCAAGTGCTTTTGCTGGTATTGGCTTTGGCAATGCTGGTGTTCATCTCTG CCATGGAATGTCTTACCCTATTTCTGGTTTGGTGAAAACTTATAAACCAAAGGATTATAATGTGGATCACTCCTTAGTG ccacaTGGCCTTTCTGTGGTGCTGACATCCCcagcagtgtttgctttcaCGGCACAGATACATCCTGAGCGGCACTTGGAAGCTGCAGAGATCCTAG GAGCTGACATCCGCACTGCCAGAATCAAAGATGCGGGGTTTATTTTGGCAGACACACTCCGGAAATTCCTATTTGATCTGAATGTTGATGATGGCTTAGCTGCAATTGGTTATTCTAAAGCAGACATCCCTGCATTAGTCAAAGGCACTCTGCCTCAG GAGAGAGTGACTAAACTATCGCCACGGCCCCAAACAGAAGAAGACTTATCTGCCCTCTTTGAGGCTTCCATGAAGCTTTATTAG